The genomic segment AGATGACCTTATCTGCAATGTCCCGTGCATAATACAGATGGGGCAGCAGATGGAATCTTAAACACATTCTACATTTAAGCACTGCAGTATGACCCCAAAAAAAGAGAGTAAGCGAGAAAGGAATCCTTGAGGCttcaaagatggctcagcagttaggattCCAAAGTGTGTCTACAGAAGATCTGAAGTCAGTTCCCAAGATCCAAATCAGGAAgccacaagcacctgtaactccgatgccctcttctggactctgtaggcATCTGTACCCTCTTGTAGCCATTTCCCCTTACTTTCCCCttactcccctctcccccccccccacaaaaacacgtaagagaaataaatctttgaaagaaaggaagaggctcTTGATAGTACTGGGCAGTGAGAAGAGACACGGTTATTTCTTGCTCACCACTCCGGCTTTTCCTCTGGTGGTGCCCAGGCAACAGAAGCCAACATCATGACCTTGAAAGGCAGCTGTGTAGTCGTCCAGCTTCTCAAAGTCCACCACTTCTTGATTCTAGACAAGGAAGGGCACAGCAACATATAATTTCACGCACTTAAAGAGACGAAACACTCTTCAAGATGTAAAGAATAAGTAACAAACAATTATTGAAATATCTAAACTCTTAACATAAAGTTTGCCAAATTCCTCTTTctcacaaaaaaaacaaaacaaaacaaaacaaaacaaacaaaaaaaaaacccgaccTGGACCTGGGTGTAGAACTCAGTGGCCAAGTGTTTGCAAGGTACAGGTGGGGCCCTGGGTTGTATGcccagcaatgaaaaaaaaaatctaatcagtAGTACACATGTATGTTCACAGAAAAAGCAACTGCAGGGTAAGTCAGATTTCAAACAGCAAGGTCATGTGTACCTTAcctttgggaaaacaaaacaaaacaaaacaaaacaaaaaccaatctaTACTTCACCAGGAAGGAAACCATTCAGGTAGGATGTGGACAGAGTGGCAAGTAGAATCTCAAAGATCCAGGTTCAAATCTTAGGCCTAGTACTCAAAGACATCCAACTGTggtcaagtttttattttctaattaaatctcttaaaatgcattttatgtgTATCGGTACTTGCCTGCATCCATGTCTCTGCACCACATGGGTATAGTCAAGAGGTCCAGCAGGGGGCcccttgggtcccctggaactggacctAATAGATGGTTGCGGACCACTATGTGTGTGGTGAaaatctaacccaggtcctctggaagagcatccagttctcttaacttcagagccatctctccaaacctgcGGCAGACTGTTGACCAGACGAGTACCTCCATTTGTCCAGATGTAATGTCTGGGTGATAATCAGTTCAATTCAAGAACTATCTTCATTAGAATAAGCCAGAAAGAACTCGAGACAAAGGCACCTTCCTGGGACTTGTTCCGATCCCTGTGATTCGGCCTCCGCAGTTTGTATAGCTCCTCCtcagtgtctctgtcttctctgtgcctctccctccatctctctccaggccaggctggcctcaaacttcctatgtagctgaggttgcccttgaacttctgatcctcttgcttccacctccaaAACGCTAAAAGGACAGATTTGCTCCACCATATCCAAGCTACGCAGGGCTAGAGACTGAACTAGGGGTCTTGTGTGTGCTaaagcaagctctctaccacctGAGCTGCATCCCTAACCCCATCTTGGTTTCCTCCGTGGTCTTTCCAATCTATGCTGAAACTGGTATATGCAAACTAagagtgcctgtaatcccagcactggcagaaacagaggcagaggaactgagttcaaggccagcctacactagctagagaaacactatctcaagcCTAATCATCCTGTATCATGCCATCAAGCTTGCAACTCTCCATCACCCAGGAGCTCAAATGAAATCTTGGGGGCTGTCACTACCTTCAGTTTCTTCAGAGGGATTTTCCTGGCACAGTATATActacacaagagaaaaaaaaaaaccaaaaacaacaacaaaaacaaaacaaaaataaattctggtAAAGAGACTTGCCACCAAGACTCTGCTCTTAGAGAAAAATCTTAGGCTCCACTGTCAAAATCtccccagggctcaggaagcTAGACTATGGAGTCCACCCAGCACCCATCTGAGGCCAGAGAGGTCTATTTAAACCAGCAAGTTCTGATGCACCACACATTTGTAAGACGAACAACCAGGAAATCACAGGAATCAAGAACACGTATTTGCAAGTGTGCCCACCAGTCCACAGGCTGGGACCCACAGGACTGGACTGTGGTCCCAGCAAGACTATGGTCCTGGCAGAATGTGGTCCCGGCAGAATGCTACACTATTTAATCTGCTGCAGTTGATAGGTAACTCTTGTTTACTGGAGAACAAGACATAGGCCGAAGCTCTGACTTCAGATGCTTTGGCACGACGACCAGAAGGAAGTCTGGCACTACCACGTGCTTTAACCCGGACAGTATCACTCAGCGAGGAAGGCAGTATTGCATTTACAGACACAGGCTTGGGAAGTGAAGTGGGGACAGGCAGGGAAAGCTCCGCCTGTCCTTGTCACACTTTCCCACTCTGTGGAGCGCACAGGTAGGCTACATGAGCAAGCACCGTGGTCTAGGAACTACACACAGAGGCTTTCTCTGACCACCGTTCCCCTTTCCGGCCTAGGTTCCAGACACGTGACTGCGCTGCAGGATGATCTAGGATAAAAGGCGGGCCTACAAGCCAGGCACGATCCAGGGTTTGCTAGAAGGGCTCTTCTAGATCAATCGAACCcaattttgatcattttttttttttccgtcttcaccaccacctggcaaggatCAGCCTTTGGGTACGGACACCTTCCCCTCCGCAAAAAGACTgtggctacatttttttttttagccccaGCTCAAATACCCACCACATTTTTATAAGCTTCCTCCTCGAATGTGAGCTTCCTCCGTCCAATGAGCGTGActttggaaaacaggttctgTCCcaggatttcttttaaaagtactcTGCCGGTTTCCCCGCTGGCGCCCAAAATAAAGACGGATTTATTCTGCATCTTGAAGTCCTCCCGAAGCTTAGGCAGGGCCTCCTTGTCCGCCATGCTGGGGAAACAACACCCACAGGGACTGTGTCAGAGTGCTAAGCGACAGTCTGTACACTGGGGACCAAGGGTTGTTGATCTGTTAGGCAGAAGAGATTCTATCTACACAGTCCCAGCCCAGGGGAAGTGCTGAGTCATGGCGGGGCTCTGGACGAAGGCCAAACCTCAAATGTGCCCAGCTGGATGCGCCCAGGTGTCTCTCTACTACACCGGGCCTCTTACACCACGGTAACCTGGCCCGACTGGACAGGATGCAGGGCCGGGCTCCATCCCCTACCCGGGGTTACCTGGGGCCAGCCCCGGACCCCTCGTCCCCACGCTGCAGCAGGAGCATCGAGGCCACCAGCGCGGCTACCACCGCGCCCAGCGCCCAGGGGCCTGGCATCGCTCCACAGGCGGCCCCGCAGTCTCCCCTCCCGGCCGGGATCCCCCAAGAGGGCCAGCCAGAGCCTACCCGCCGCGACGTCTTCCGGGTGACAGCGTTCGCGGCCCCGCCCCACTGAGCGCCAGAGCTGAGCGCGGGACCCGCCCCTGCACTGGAGCTGCACCCAAGCGTAGTGGCTGCACTCAGCCCCGAGCGGCTCCCTGGGACTGAGCTGCAGCAGGACGCGGCGCGGCGCTTCATTCACCCCACGCCAGACCTTTTCCTCCGTAACCCTCCCTGCATGCTCTCCCTACAGGTTTCAGCTAAAAGGCATCCCGTGGTCCCCCAAAGTGTAATTTCAATCTTATATTGGAAGGCATCATCTCACCCCATGTTGAAAAACGCTCCCCTCCTCACACCCGGGATTGAAGcgtgtagctcagttagtagagtgcttgcctagcacacatggagccctgggttccatgcccagcactgGGTAAATaggatgtggtggcacaaacATGTAAGACCAAGGGTCACAGCTCCCTCAATCTAGAAGTCAAATGAAATGTGCCCTGTCCCAATCTTCTTATTAGATGTGAGACCTGGCCTAGGCTTAGCCAATCAACTGCTTCCACACAGGTTTTTCCACTTTGGGGGAACAATACAAAGATGCAACAAAAGCCAGGGGTGGAACCAGCTAGGCAAGGGTAAGGAGTGTGTAGGATGACCAATGGCGTCCTGTGAGCCCCTGCTGTAACTGTGGGCTGAGCTTGTTCTGAGGACTTCCTGTTATTCTGCAGTAAATTCCATTCCCACTCACTCGCGTCAGATGGACTCTGCTGCTTACAACTTAAAGCTGTGGCAACAGGGAGCGCATCCTCACTAAGCTGCCGTAGTGCCAGGCTGCCAGAGGCTCTGCCATTGCCTTCCTGGAGACTGTCATACACAACGACACCCTCAGATCTTTTCAGGTCACATGGTCTTGGGGATTCGTGTATTCAATCCCTTGCGGAGATAATTATTAACTGTATCAAGaccattctctcctttctttttctaaactgTGATGTAAAGTCCATAAGCTAAGGTTCGGGTCATGATTAGAAAACATTGCATACCGTGGCTAGGTACAAAGCCCAACACAAGATCTAGAACTGTTACCCCAGGATGTG from the Arvicola amphibius unplaced genomic scaffold, mArvAmp1.2, whole genome shotgun sequence genome contains:
- the LOC119805725 gene encoding oxidoreductase HTATIP2-like, which gives rise to MPGPWALGAVVAALVASMLLLQRGDEGSGAGPSMADKEALPKLREDFKMQNKSVFILGASGETGRVLLKEILGQNLFSKVTLIGRRKLTFEEEAYKNVNQEVVDFEKLDDYTAAFQGHDVGFCCLGTTRGKAGVKGSCACLAGAVLRSTSSKSAAALSCRLKPGFDDDSAKCGAPLYDFQSLLWCAPVIPALEAKAEGPRSPRLCSKGGISLEF